One region of Gossypium raimondii isolate GPD5lz chromosome 6, ASM2569854v1, whole genome shotgun sequence genomic DNA includes:
- the LOC105773282 gene encoding zinc finger BED domain-containing protein DAYSLEEPER has protein sequence METAIIPVTPITPTDNNDLVSSEVQPNKRRRKKSIVWDHFTVETVGDGCIRACCNQCKKSFAYITGSKLAGTSHLKRHIALGICPVSRQRNQQASDTKTANATYEPRKRQRATPGFANIPFNQERCNHEIAKMIIMHEYPLHIVEHPGFIDFARTLQPQFNMVSFNTIQGDCVAMYLNEKQRLLNFINEIPGRISLTLDLRISNQTVGYVFITGQFIDMEWNLHRCLLNVVMVPSPDSDCALQQAVVSCLSDWHLENRLFTLGLDQSFSNVNINQNLRALFSVRNPYMLHGQFLIGNCFARVLSLLAQEALWSVGETVKKIRDSVKFVKTSDTHEETFFGLKEQLKVPSMKDIFIDDQTKWNTTYDMLAAACELKQVFLCLETSIPDYNIAPSMDDWKQIEILCTYLKLFFDAVSILTGPTYPNASAFYHEVSKVQLELTHAAMSNDPFISNLTKPLKEKFDRYWSDCFLVLAIAVVMDPRFKMKLVEFSFSRIYGDDAGMWIKIVDDGIHELYLEYIAQALPPPETFVEERNGSIIPEQNGGVILKTEPPEDGYLHEEGYLQEEQTHEAAPQEVSHHEVAHQEDSHHDVAHREVSDQEVDSQEITHQEEASQEVPSQDPLISIGDGLSDFEVYISEISGSHQMKSELDQYLEESLLPRVQDFDILGWWKLNKTKYPTLSRMASDILSMPFSTVGPDSVFDTERKKMDNYHSSLRPVTLEALICAKDWLQYGGLSQSCDGNVKMEF, from the coding sequence ATGGAGACTGCAATCATTCCGGTTACACCTATTACTCCTACAGACAACAATGACCTTGTTAGTTCCGAAGTACAGCCCAATAAACGCAGGAGGAAGAAGTCTATTGTCTGGGATCATTTCACTGTGGAGACCGTAGGAGATGGATGTATCAGGGCCTGCTGTAATCAATGCAAGAAATCTTTTGCTTACATTACTGGTTCAAAGCTAGCTGGAACTAGCCACCTCAAGAGACACATTGCCTTAGGAATCTGCCCGGTAAGCCGTCAGAGGAATCAACAGGCATCAGACACTAAAACTGCTAATGCCACATACGAACCAAGAAAAAGACAACGAGCAACTCCTGGATTTGCTAACATCCCTTTTAACCAGGAACGCTGCAACCATGAGATAGCTAAGATGATCATAATGCACGAGTATCCCCTCCACATTGTGGAACACCCTGGCTTTATTGATTTTGCTCGGACTCTTCAACCTCAGTTTAATATGGTGAGTTTCAATACTATTCAAGGAGATTGTGTTGCCATGTACCTGAATGAGAAGCAAAGGCTTCTCAATTTTATCAATGAAATTCCAGGAAGGATAAGCCTTACGCTAGATTTACGTATTTCAAATCAAACTGTGGGCTATGTTTTCATAACAGGACAgttcattgatatggaatggaATTTGCACCGCTGCCTGCTTAATGTAGTCATGGTACCTTCTCCTGATTCAGACTGTGCCTTACAGCAAGCTGTTGTGTCTTGCCTATCAGATTGGCATTTGGAGAATCGGCTATTTACACTTGGTCTTGATCAGTCCTTCTCAAATGTTAACATAAATCAAAACCTAAGAGCTCTATTTTCTGTGAGGAACCCTTATATGCTGCATGGTCAGTTCTTGATTGGAAATTGCTTTGCTCGTGTTTTAAGTCTTCTTGCACAAGAGGCACTATGGTCTGTGGGGGAAACAGTGAAGAAAATACGGGATAGTGTTAAGTTTGTGAAAACTTCAGATACTCATGAAGAGACATTTTTTGGACTGAAGGAACAACTTAAAGTCCCCAGCATGAAAGACATATTCATTGATGACCAAACAAAATGGAACACAACATATGACATGTTGGCTGCCGCCTGTGAACTAAAGCAAGTATTTCTTTGCTTGGAAACCTCTATTCCTGATTATAACATAGCCCCGTCAATGGATGATTGGAAGCAGATAGAAATTCTCTGCACATACTTGAAGCTTTTCTTTGATGCTGTCAGCATTTTAACTGGCCCAACATACCCGAATGCCAGTGCATTCTACCATGAAGTGTCAAAAGTTCAGTTGGAGTTGACACATGCAGCAATGAGCAATGACCCCTTCATCAGCAACTTGACCAAGCCTTTGAAGGAGAAGTTTGATAGATACTGGAGCGACTGCTTCTTAGTTTTGGCTATTGCCGTGGTAATGGATCCTAGATTCAAAATGAAACTTGTTGAATTTAGCTTCTCTAGGATATATGGTGATGATGCTGGAATGTGGATTAAGATTGTTGATGATGGGATTCATGAGCTCTACCTTGAATATATTGCACAAGCACTTCCTCCACCTGAAACATTTGTTGAAGAACGGAATGGGAGCATCATCCCAGAACAGAATGGGGGTGTCATCCTCAAAACCGAACCCCCTGAAGACGGATACCTACATGAAGAAGGATACCTTCAAGAGGAACAAACTCATGAAGCAGCTCCTCAGGAGGTATCCCATCATGAAGTAGCTCATCAAGAAGATTCCCATCACGATGTTGCTCATCGAGAAGTATCCGATCAAGAAGTAGACAGTCAAGAAATAACCCATCAGGAAGAAGCCTCTCAAGAGGTACCTTCTCAAGACCCCCTTATTTCCATTGGAGATGGACTTTCAGATTTCGAGGTCTATATCTCTGAGATCAGTGGTAGCCATCAGATGAAATCAGAACTGGATCAATATCTTGAAGAGTCCCTTTTGCCTCGGGTACAAGATTTTGATATCTTGGGCTGGTGGAAATTAAACAAGACAAAGTATCCTACACTTTCGAGGATGGCTTCTGACATTTTGTCAATGCCGTTTTCCACCGTTGGTCCTGATTCTGTTTTTGACACAGAGAGAAAAAAGATGGATAACTACCACAGTTCATTACGTCCTGTGACACTTGAAGCTCTCATCTGTGCTAAGGACTGGCTCCAGTATGGGGGACTATCCCAGAGTTGTGATGGAAATGTGAAGATGGAATTCTAA